A genomic window from Punica granatum isolate Tunisia-2019 chromosome 2, ASM765513v2, whole genome shotgun sequence includes:
- the LOC116194642 gene encoding putative pectinesterase 63: MVTRISLIVTIFAAVLALVATANDTALIPADKSQLNTWFKANVKPLSTRKGELDPNLEFAESAPPKVIKVRQDGSGEFKTISEAVRSIDVGNSKRIIVSIGPGVYNERVKIDRTKPFVTLYGLPNNMPKISFNGNAAHFGTVDSATLIVESDYFVAANIIVANSSPRPDGKTPGQQALAVRISGDKSAFYNCRFIGFQDTLCDDRGFHFFKDCYIEGTVDYVFGSGTSLYLNTQLHTLGDSGLTVITAQARESNAEDTGYSFIHSSVTGIGNGTYLGRAWKTAPRVIFAFSDISSVVTPAGWSVNNHPERDQTVVFGEYKNTGVGANPAGRAKFVKQMTDAEVRPFLALGYIVASRWLLPPPKLAV, encoded by the exons ATGGTGACCAGAATCAGTCTGATCGTGACCATCTTCGCCGCCGTCCTTGCGCTGGTGGCCACTGCCAATGACACCGCCCTGATCCCAGCCGACAAGTCTCAGCTCAACACCTGGTTCAAGGCCAATGTTAAGCCCCTCAGCACCCGCAAGGGAGAGCTCGACCCCAACCTTGAATTTGCTGAGTCCGCCCCCCCTAAGGTCATCAAGGTTAGGCAGGACGGCTCGGGAGAATTCAAGACCATCTCAGAGGCCGTCCGTAGCATCGATGTCGGCAACAGCAAGCGCATCATTGTCTCCATTGGACCCGGGGTTTACAACGAGAGGGTCAAGATCGACCGCACCAAGCCCTTCGTCACCTTGTATGGGCTCCCCAACAACATGCCCAAGATCTCATTCAACGGGAATGCTGCCCACTTCGGCACCGTCGACAGCGCCACCTTGATCGTGGAGTCCGATTACTTTGTTGCTGCCAACATCATTGTTGCG AACTCTTCCCCGAGGCCTGACGGTAAGACGCCGGGACAGCAAGCGCTTGCAGTGAGGATCTCCGGCGACAAATCAGCCTTCTACAACTGTCGGTTCATTGGATTTCAGGACACCCTCTGTGACGATCGTGGTTTCCACTTCTTCAAGGACTGCTACATCGAGGGAACCGTTGACTACGTCTTCGGCTCTGGCACATCCCTCTACCTAAACACACAGCTGCATACGCTCGGAGACAGCGGCCTGACCGTGATCACTGCCCAGGCCAGGGAGAGCAACGCTGAGGACACCGGTTACTCCTTCATCCACAGCTCAGTCACCGGTATAGGGAATGGCACCTACCTAGGACGGGCGTGGAAAACTGCCCCCAGGGTCATCTTCGCCTTCAGCGACATTAGCAGCGTTGTCACTCCGGCCGGATGGTCCGTCAACAACCACCCGGAGCGCGACCAAACTGTGGTGTTTGGCGAGTACAAGAACACGGGTGTGGGAGCAAATCCAGCGGGCCGGGCAAAGTTTGTGAAGCAAATGACGGATGCAGAAGTGCGGCCCTTCCTTGCCCTCGGCTACATTGTGGCTTCCAGATGGCTGCTTCCACCCCCCAAATTGGCCGTCTAG
- the LOC116194643 gene encoding translocase of chloroplast 34, chloroplastic, with protein sequence MASQLIREWVGIQQFPAATQTKLLELLGKLKQEDVSTLTILVMGKGGVGKSSTVNSIVGERAVAVSAFQSEGPRPVMVSRTRAGFNLHIIDTPGLIEGGYVNFQTLEIIKRFLLDKTIDVLLYVDRLDTYRVDNLDKQIVKAITDSFGKEIWKRALVVLTHAQLSPPDGLEYEVFFARRSEALLKVVRSGAKIKRQDTWGANIPVVLVENSGRCNKNENEEKILPNGTAWIPNLVKTITDVTLNGSKAIKVDKKLIEGPNPNRKWKEFIPLIFAFQYFFIIKPIQKAIKNDIAREARPAWEMRDTGSPLRKY encoded by the exons ATGGCTTCGCAGCTAATTCGTGAATGGGTAGGGATTCAGCAGTTCCCAGCCGCCACTCAGACCAAATTGCTCGAGTTACTCGGCAAACTCAAGCAAGAG GATGTCAGCACCTTGACAATTCTCGTGATGGGTAAAGGTGGTGTTGGTAAATCGTCCACAGTTAACTCCATCGTTGGTGAGAGGGCTGTTGCTGTTAGTGCATTTCAG TCTGAAGGGCCAAGGCCCGTGATGGTTTCGCGCACGAGGGCTGGATTCAATTTGCACATCATTGACACTCCTGGCCTCATAGAAGGTGGATATGTCAACTTCCAAACTCTCGAGATTATCAAGCG CTTTTTGTTGGACAAGACAATCGACGTTCTGCTCTATGTGGACCGCCTAGATACGTATAGGGTGGATAACTTGGACAAGCAGATTGTTAAGGCTATTACAGATAGTTTTGGTAAAGAAATATGGAAAAGAGCTTTGGTTGTACTCACGCATGCCCAGCTCTCGCCACCAGATGGCTTGGAATATGAAGTATTCTTCGCAAGAAGGTCAGAGGCTCTCCTTAAGGTTGTTCGGTCGGGAGCCAAGATAAAGAGACAAGACACATGG GGTGCAAACATTCCTGTGGTGTTGGTTGAGAACAGCGGGAGGTGTAACAAGAATGAAAATGAAGAGAAG ATCCTCCCGAATGGGACTGCTTGGATTCCCAACCTGGTGAAGACAATCACAGATGTGACGTTAAATGGAAGCAAGGCTATAAAGGTGGACAAGAAGTTGATTGAAGGGCCAAATCCCAACAGAAAGTGGAAAGAATTCATACCTTTAATTTTCGCCTTCCAG TATTTCTTCATCATTAAACCAATTCAAAAAGCGATCAAGAATGATATAGCAAGAGAGGCTAGACCAGCGTGGGAGATGCGGGATACGGGTTCACCACTCCGAAAGTACTGA